A single region of the Streptomyces sp. NBC_00236 genome encodes:
- a CDS encoding sigma-70 family RNA polymerase sigma factor, translated as MAAAENTRQSATLTEEQAERMLAGMNDVIRAGEEMRRLRAEMIKVFVGFGWTQDRIARLTDMSQPAVSKQVAKYRAADPEPPMDLSLDQRDIPWLEGRLWGLAEDIAETYADTARCSPSIDALARGRKRFTPENVDGLRRLVEEDLRLHAAELPGGHRSAYDEISRALDLPSRPDAAPPGTPSVRRALAHRIQRDRLRGGTA; from the coding sequence GTGGCAGCCGCAGAGAACACCCGCCAGAGCGCGACGCTGACCGAGGAACAGGCCGAGCGGATGCTCGCCGGGATGAACGACGTCATCCGGGCCGGCGAGGAGATGCGCAGGCTCCGCGCCGAGATGATCAAGGTGTTCGTCGGCTTCGGCTGGACCCAGGACCGCATCGCCCGGCTCACCGACATGAGCCAGCCCGCCGTGTCCAAGCAGGTGGCGAAGTACCGGGCCGCCGATCCCGAACCCCCGATGGACCTCTCCCTCGACCAGCGCGACATCCCGTGGCTCGAAGGCCGCCTGTGGGGCCTCGCCGAGGACATCGCGGAGACGTACGCCGACACCGCCCGCTGCTCACCGAGCATCGACGCACTCGCACGCGGCAGGAAGCGCTTCACCCCCGAGAACGTCGACGGGCTGCGCCGGCTCGTCGAGGAGGACCTCCGGCTGCACGCCGCCGAGCTGCCCGGCGGGCACCGGAGCGCGTACGACGAGATCAGCCGCGCGCTCGACCTGCCCTCCCGGCCGGACGCCGCGCCGCCCGGGACGCCATCCGTACGACGCGCCCTCGCCCACCGGATCCAGCGCGACCGGCTGAGGGGCGGGACCGCCTGA
- a CDS encoding alpha/beta fold hydrolase, which produces MPTFSAPDGTRLAYRTHGEGDPVLCIPGGPADSRYLGDLGGLSAHRRLIVPDLRGTGRSAVPEDSATYRCDRLVDDVEALRRHLGLPRTDLLAHSAGANIAVQYAARHPSRVGRLALIAPGTRAVGIDITGEERRELARLRSDEPWFPAAFAALEAITRGAGTDWAAVDPFFYGRWDEAARDHHAASRPDNPEAVAHFGAEGAFDPPATRAALAAFGAPVLLLAGEFDLNSPPRSTAAFAGLFPDAAPVVQEGAGHCPWVDDAGRFTETVSAFLA; this is translated from the coding sequence ATGCCCACCTTCAGCGCACCCGACGGAACCCGGCTCGCCTATCGCACGCACGGAGAGGGCGACCCGGTCCTCTGCATCCCTGGGGGACCTGCGGACTCCCGCTACCTGGGCGACCTCGGAGGGCTGTCCGCCCACCGCCGCCTGATCGTCCCCGACCTGCGCGGCACCGGCCGCTCAGCCGTACCCGAGGACTCCGCCACCTACCGCTGCGACCGCCTCGTCGACGACGTCGAGGCGCTGCGCCGTCACCTCGGCCTGCCCCGTACGGACCTGCTCGCTCACTCCGCGGGCGCGAACATCGCGGTGCAGTACGCGGCCCGCCATCCGTCGCGCGTCGGCCGGCTCGCCCTCATCGCGCCCGGCACCCGGGCCGTCGGCATCGACATCACCGGCGAGGAGCGCCGCGAGCTCGCCCGGTTGCGGAGCGACGAGCCGTGGTTCCCGGCGGCGTTCGCGGCGCTGGAGGCGATCACCCGGGGGGCGGGCACGGACTGGGCGGCCGTGGACCCGTTCTTCTACGGCCGGTGGGACGAGGCGGCACGGGACCACCACGCGGCGAGCCGGCCGGACAACCCGGAGGCCGTCGCCCACTTCGGGGCCGAGGGCGCTTTCGACCCGCCGGCCACCCGTGCGGCGCTGGCAGCCTTCGGGGCGCCCGTCCTGCTGCTGGCCGGGGAGTTCGACCTGAACAGCCCGCCGCGGTCGACAGCAGCCTTCGCCGGGCTGTTCCCCGACGCGGCGCCGGTGGTGCAGGAGGGGGCCGGGCACTGTCCGTGGGTCGACGACGCCGGCCGGTTCACGGAGACCGTGTCGGCGTTCCTGGCCTGA
- a CDS encoding saccharopine dehydrogenase family protein: MNTAAAVVVYGATGHTGRFIVAELRRRGFVPVASGRNAARLEALAAEWGDVEVRPAGVDDPAALDRALAGASAVINCAGPFAVTGGPVVEAALRAGIPYVDVAAEIEANVAMFADHTEAALGSGTHVVPAMAFYGGLGDLLVSAAMGDRTAADSVDVAYGLSSWRPTAGTREAGQVSHDRRAGRRVRFTDGALRYHRDEVSHGEWLFPEPLGRRAVIEEFTMADVVTVPSHVKVPEVRTHMSVEAAGDLAGEDTPAPEAVDALGRSDQTFVVDVVVRADGVERRATARGQDIYAVTAPLAVEAVARILTGRTRTTGVASAGAMFDAADFLRALAPYVTVELSG; encoded by the coding sequence ATGAACACAGCGGCTGCGGTAGTGGTCTACGGAGCGACCGGGCACACCGGGCGGTTCATCGTCGCCGAGCTGCGGCGGCGCGGGTTCGTCCCGGTCGCCTCCGGCCGGAACGCGGCCCGGCTGGAGGCGCTGGCGGCCGAGTGGGGCGATGTGGAGGTGCGGCCGGCGGGCGTGGACGACCCGGCCGCCCTGGACCGGGCCCTCGCCGGCGCGTCAGCGGTCATCAACTGCGCGGGCCCCTTCGCGGTGACCGGCGGCCCGGTCGTCGAGGCGGCCCTGCGGGCGGGGATTCCTTACGTCGACGTCGCCGCGGAGATCGAGGCCAACGTCGCGATGTTCGCCGACCACACGGAGGCGGCCCTGGGATCGGGCACGCACGTGGTGCCCGCGATGGCCTTCTACGGCGGACTGGGCGACCTGCTGGTCAGCGCGGCGATGGGCGACCGGACGGCCGCGGACTCGGTCGATGTCGCGTACGGGCTGAGCAGTTGGCGTCCTACGGCAGGCACCCGGGAGGCGGGGCAGGTGTCCCACGACCGCCGCGCGGGCCGCCGGGTGCGGTTCACTGACGGCGCTCTGCGCTACCACCGGGACGAGGTGTCGCACGGCGAGTGGTTGTTCCCCGAGCCGCTGGGCAGGCGTGCGGTGATCGAGGAGTTCACCATGGCCGATGTCGTCACGGTGCCCAGCCATGTGAAGGTCCCCGAGGTCCGCACCCACATGTCCGTCGAGGCAGCGGGCGACCTGGCCGGCGAGGACACCCCGGCGCCGGAGGCGGTCGACGCACTGGGGCGCTCGGACCAGACGTTCGTCGTCGACGTCGTGGTCCGCGCGGACGGCGTCGAGCGCCGCGCCACGGCGCGCGGCCAGGACATCTACGCGGTCACCGCGCCCCTGGCCGTGGAGGCCGTCGCACGCATCCTGACCGGCCGCACACGCACCACGGGCGTGGCCTCGGCCGGTGCGATGTTCGACGCCGCTGACTTCCTGCGCGCGCTGGCCCCGTACGTCACGGTCGAGCTGTCGGGCTGA